Genomic window (Rosa chinensis cultivar Old Blush chromosome 6, RchiOBHm-V2, whole genome shotgun sequence):
GTGAATACTGCATGCATCAGAGCTAGCCATGGATGCTGGAGCAGCAGAGGCCTCAGAGGCTACCGTTTCATGTTGAATGGTGCGAGGACCCATCACAGCATCCACGGCCCTGTGTGCAACAGCACTTCCACCTCCAAAAGCCATTCCTGCAAAAGGAAATGGGAAACAATATTAAATCCTGAACATAATTCAATGACTGCACATGCATTTCTGAGCAACTAGATATGGTTCATTACCCTGGGCTATGGTTGATCCAATCCCTCCAAGCATGGATCCACCGCTTCCACTTTGTGCAGGAGCCGGGGGAGGAGCCTGGCGAACTGCATGAAAAAAGACAAGTAAAGTAATTAGAGGTCAACAGGTCATTATGAAATTAGCAAACAAAAATACCATATTACAAATTAATATAACGCCAAATATAGGTACCTGGTGCTGGTGCTGGAGCCCGACGAGGAGCTGGGCGGGCAGATcgacctgaaaaaaaaaattgagtagGAACCACATTAACCAACCATAAATTAAACAGAAGGAcctttcaagaaaaaaaaaattacataatgGATAGTATCTGATATAACACGGACATGAAGAGATCCAAAAACATTCGTGCTCAATGGAAAAGCTACTATTATTACCATCAAGGCAAATTCCTTGTTAAATTTGTGATGAAACAATCTAGGTTTCAAGTCTAAAATTGAAACTTGCAGAACTGCAAATTGACACGAGCTTAAAGGGTACAAAATTAATCTTCAGTTTCTATCTTAGCTGTGTAACCGGATGATCAACAGCATATAGGAAAATATGCCAACAGCATAAACGGACTTTCTGTTAAACTCCAAAGTCTAAAGTCACAGCAACACAAGACCCCCAATATTAATAAGAAAAGATCAATACCTATACGAAAAATTCAAACCatacaatttcaattttccaTGTAAAAAGATAAACCCCTAACCCTAACTGAACAACAAGATCCAGGAACTTATAGGGTTGTCTCAGAAAAtgaaaaaccctagaaattaaCTAAATGAAAATAAATCAAACACATGGGAGGCAGGGGGTTTAATATGAAGGGTAGAGAGATCTAGGGAGAGCACTGACCTCCTGAGCTTCTGCGAGCCATGGTATAAGATTCAGGACTTAAGGCGGCGTAGAGATTTGAGAGGATGAACGATAAAAATATGAGGAGTCCGGAAAAACCTATCTGGCCTCCCGGAAGACCTCAAATGGTGTTTTATACTTGGAAGTTTAGGATCAGGTGCGCGCATGCGTAGGGTATTAATAAACGTGTCGGTTTGTAACTGGATAAATGTTAAAGCTCGTCGGTGctctttctatttttgtaaAGTTCCATTGGCCTTTGACTGATTGATTACGAAATCATGGCCGTAGTTGTggacaagtttttttttttttttttggaagactAGTTGTGGACAAGTTAGTTGATTGGAaccaaaaaaagtaaaaaaaaatattaaaggaTTGGAGGTCAGCTTTTAATCTCAGCCGTACATGAAATATCAAAGGGCTATTAATATGCCACATCAGCAAAATGTGTGATACAGAGTTTTAGGATTTTATTGTTAACGGAACTTAAATCTTTCCCGTCTTCATCCCCTAGGCCCGTTTGGAAACGAgatttgaatttggatattgattTCAAATCAAATGTATTTAAAATACGTGTAATTGAAATCTAAGCATTTAAAATTTCACTGTTTGGATTACAACTATCAATCTGAAGATTTGGGATTGAAGATTTAAATTTCTTCCTTTACCATTGAACCCAGATCTGGTGTTGTCCTCTCCAACTCTGCCGAATCAATCTCCAATGCATCTTAGATCCCCAACTAGAGCTTCACCTCCATTAACAGCGATTTCCATGTGGCAGACCAATCATCAGAGGGACTAatgaaagaatgagagagaagaaagaaactgaGAGGTGCGAAAGAGAGTAGAATCAAGAGATGTGAGAGCGAATAAACAGAAGTCTTTATGTCATCGAGACTGAACAGAGGAAGCGAGgtgacaacttttttttttctttttcgtcgAGAGGTAAGACGTGGAGATTTCAAATAACTAGCATCAAATTTTCAGGTTTGAAATCTCAGGGAGGATTTTGGGAAAATCCAAATGCCCATCAAATGAAGTTTCCAAACGGgttgatttggatttaggtcacccaaatccaaatcctcaaCTCCAAATCCCCCTATCCAAACAGGGCCCTACAGATTTGAATCCTTCATCTTCCATTGAATCAATTCTCTAATTCCTCTCTCATCTTTCTTTCAATTGGAAGCTCAAACTCAGAGATGATCGAGTCATGGAGAGCCGACAATCAAATCCAAGCTTCACCAAAATCAAACCCTCCCTCTTCCAAAGCGAGGATGGATCAACATCAATATATTTAAGGGATTAATCAATAGATTGGGTTTGATGTTGGGTGTGTTCTCTCACAATTGAACTCTTTGTGGGGAGCAATATGAGAAATTCCCATGGGTTTTTGCTGGGCTTTAAAAGATTCATATCACAACTCTTTGAGggtttttgttgggtttgtaCTTGGACGAGACTTCATCTCTCTATCATACTCTTCTTTCTCCCTCTTTAATTTTAGTACAACTCCAACTCTCCAAGCCTCTGAATCTCTCTTGCAccgaatcttttttttttttttatcccttCTGTTAATTTACCTCCTCACTCATACAAGAACCCAATTCAtgtcaattggaagaaaaaagaactcACCTAATGCTGGGTTGTGATTCCATAGAAAACGCAAGTCATTATTCAAAGCATTAGCGAACTAAAAACTAAAGGAAAGAATaaggaacaagaagaagaagaataaggtgATGCAGTTGCAGTTGCGAAAAAATTACCAACAACAACCACAACTTAAATTACGAAAGAGATACtcttagaccatctccaacagaTGGGTCTTTTGCCATCTGTACAGCTAACGTATACTTTTGACCAACCAAATTATGTTCCAAGCCATCAGTCTATTACACGTGTATTTGACATAAGACCAtgctctgtcaaatttgacagcttCTCCCCTCtcggtcttttatttttttattgtttctttctctccctctcgctctctctctatctctttcccTTTCGCCTCTTTCTTCCTCTGGTCTCACCCAAAACTTCGAGCTTCCTCTCTtcaagtttcttttttcttcttcaatattAGGAACATGGATCAAAATGTTTCATATTCATCTTCAGATGCTGCAAATGAGGAATTTTGGGATCTTGCCAATTCATCATCAGACGAAGAATTGATGAATCTGCAAATTACTACTCTACAAGAGacgggaagaagaagacgccgGGGCTCAATTCCTGGTCGCATATATAAAGATAGACAACGATTTCAAGGCCACGAAACACTCTACAATGATTATTTTGCTGCAAATCCTGTTCATGAAGAAGTTGTATTTCGGAGAAGGTTTTGGATGCATCGAcatctttttcttcaaattctAGCTGCAGTAGAAGCTCGTGACTCCTATTTTGTTCAAAAAAGGGATTCAGCAGGACGTCTTGGGCTATCGTCTCTTCAAAAAGTTACCGCTGCAATGAGGATGCTTGCCTATGGAATTGGGGCAGATGTTGTGGATGACTATCTTAGAATCGGTGAAAGCACTGCAATTGAAGCTATGAGAAGGTTTGTCCAAGCTGTTATTGATGTATTTCGCGCTGAATACTTAAGAAGGCCAACTTCTGATGATATTTCCAAATTGCTATTGATTGGTGAGAGTCGTGGATTTCCTGGAATGCTTGGTAGTATTGATTGTATGCACTGGAAGTGGAAGAATTGTCCGGTTGCATGGAAAGGTATGTTTTCTCGTGGAGATCATCGTGAACCTTCATTGATTCTTGAAGCTGTTGCGTCACATGATCTTTGGATATGGCATTCTTTTTTTGGATTACCAGGCTCTCACAATGATATTAATGTCTTAGAGCATTCACCCTTATTTGCTGACCTCCATGAAGGTCGAGCCCCTCCAGTCTCTTATAAGATCAATGAGCATGAATATACAATGGGATACTATCTAGCCGATGGCATATATCCTTCATGGGCCACTTTTGTCAAAACCATTCCATGTCCACAAGGAGAGAAAGCAAAGAATTTTGCTAAAGCTCAAGAGGGATGTCGGAAAGATGTAGAACGAGCATTTGGAGTGC
Coding sequences:
- the LOC112174218 gene encoding uncharacterized protein C6C3.02c; translation: MARRSSGGRSARPAPRRAPAPAPVRQAPPPAPAQSGSGGSMLGGIGSTIAQGMAFGGGSAVAHRAVDAVMGPRTIQHETVASEASAAPASMASSDACSIHSKAFQDCVNNFGSEISKCQFYMDMLSECRKNSGMLSA
- the LOC112171162 gene encoding uncharacterized protein LOC112171162; the encoded protein is MDQNVSYSSSDAANEEFWDLANSSSDEELMNLQITTLQETGRRRRRGSIPGRIYKDRQRFQGHETLYNDYFAANPVHEEVVFRRRFWMHRHLFLQILAAVEARDSYFVQKRDSAGRLGLSSLQKVTAAMRMLAYGIGADVVDDYLRIGESTAIEAMRRFVQAVIDVFRAEYLRRPTSDDISKLLLIGESRGFPGMLGRAPPVSYKINEHEYTMGYYLADGIYPSWATFVKTIPCPQGEKAKNFAKAQEGCRKDVERAFGVLQARFAIVRGPARCWDREMLQKIMTACVIMHNMIIEDERVERAAQDDLETLARQYAELDMDINDVMVSRNHTIEFEDFISNHLRIRDKGTHTMLQADLVEHLWQRHLANISK